In Molothrus ater isolate BHLD 08-10-18 breed brown headed cowbird chromosome 22, BPBGC_Mater_1.1, whole genome shotgun sequence, the following are encoded in one genomic region:
- the POU2AF1 gene encoding POU domain class 2-associating factor 1, with amino-acid sequence MHWQKSSAPDQQPQPRPYQGVRVKEPVKELLKRKRGNVQNSSATAATTVVLPHQPVPSYSAMGQPCIDMDTAAPALPGPEEGAVASGWIPQAPGTPLQPLAQWSPYPDYVSHEAGSCPYSADMYVQPVCPSYTLVGPSSVLTYTSQPLITNFAPRSSTPAVVPPLEVTEQQPPLPYFPWAQPLSALPASSLQYPAASSSSFPGPQLVPVPISIPEPAPQELEDARRAIGALPIEKLLLEDEDNDTYVLSHALSVEGI; translated from the exons cttctgCCCCAgaccagcagccacagcctcgCCCCTACCAAGGTGTCCGAGTGAAGGAGCCAgtgaaggagctgctgaagaggaAAAGGGGCAATGTCCAGAATTCCAGTGCAACTGCAGCTACAACG gTTGTTCTGCCCCATCAGCCAGTCCCTTCCTACTCAGCCATGG GCCAGCCTTGCATTGACATGGAcactgctgcccctgctctgcctggcccagaggaaggagctgtggcCTCTGGATGGATCCCCCAGGCCCCTGGcacccccctgcagcccctggctcaGTGGAGCCCTTACCCTGACTACGTGTCCCACGAGGCTGGCAGCTGTCCCTACTCAGCAGATATGTACGTCCAGCCTGTGTGTCCCAGCTACACCCTGGTGGGACCCTCCTCTGTCCTCACTTACACTTCCCAGCCTCTCATCACCAATTTTGCA ccccgcaGCAGCACCCCGGCCGTGGTGCCACCGCTGGAGGTGACGGAGCAGCAGCCGCCCCTGCCCTACTTCCCgtgggcacagcccctgtctgccctgccagcctccagcctgcagtaccctgcagcctcctcctcctccttccctgggccCCAGCTGGTGCCCGTGCCCATCTCCATCCCCGAGCCAGCCCcgcaggagctggaggatgcCCGGAGAGCCATCGGCGCCCTGCCCATcgagaagctgctgctggaagatgAGGACAATGATACGTACGTGTTGAGCCATGCTCTCTCTGTTGAAGGGATTTAG